Part of the Natronobacterium gregoryi SP2 genome, TCCGGAAGGACTCGGCTTCGTAACGATCGATACCTTCGGCGACGGCCTCGAGACGGTCGTCGGCCTCAGCGTCGCGATCATCATCTTCGATGGGGCCTTTCACCTCCGGCGCGAGAAACTCGAGCGAGCACCGAAGGCAGTCCGCAGGCTGACGACGATCGGCGCGGGAATCGCCTTCGTCGGCACGGCGGCCGCAGCCTGGCTCTTTCTTGGCACCGACTGGGAGATCGCGTTGCTTATCGCCTCGCTGCTGATCGCGACCGGACCGACGGTAATCACGCCGATCCTCGACGTCGTCACGGTCCGAGAGCACGTCGAGGCGGCACTCGAAGCCGAAGGAATCATCAACGACGTCACCGCGGCGGTGCTCGCGATCGTTATCTTCGAGGCCGTCGTCGTCGGGGACGCCCCGGAACTGATTCCGACCGGGTTCCTGCAGCGGCTCGCTGCCGGGGTCGGCATCGGCGTCGTCGTCGCCGCTATCGTCTGGTTACTGCTGGTCAAGGTCCGGCCGCCGGCCGGCGATGCGCCGCAGATGGCGCGGCTCACCACGTTGACTGGCGCGCTCGTTTCCTTCGGACTCGCCGAGTCGGTGTTTCCCGAAACCGGCGTCGCTGCCGCCGCGACGACCGGGATCGTGCTCGGGAACCTCGATCTTCCCCACCGTGAGGAGATCCTCTCGTTCAACCGCGACCTGACGCTCGTGGTGCTCGCGTTCGTGTTCATCTCGCTGGCGGCGCTGATCGACTTCGACTCGCTGTTCGGTCTCGGGACGGGCGGTATCGCGGTCGTCGTGGCTGTCACACTGTTTATCCGCCCACTTCTAGTAGCGCTGTCGGCGACCGACCGTCAGTTCAGTCGTGACGAACGCTTCTTCCTGTCGTTCGTCGGCCCTCGCGGGATCATTCCGGCCTCGGTGGCGACGCTGTTTGCCTTGCAACTCGAGGCTGCAGGGCAGTTCGAAGCCGCTCGGACGCTCGCGGGGACGGTCTTTCTCGTTATCTTTCTGACTGTGATTCTGCAGGCGGGCTTTGCCCGCCAGATCGCAGAGTACCTCGAGGTGATACCCATGCCAGCGATCATCGTCGGCGGCGGTCGGATCGGTCGGGCGCTCGCCATGCGACTGGAGAAACGGGGCGAAAACGTCGTGCTCGTCGACGAAGAGGAAGAAGTCGTCGAACGACTTCGACAGGATGGCTACACTGCGGTCGTCGGTGACGGCACGAGCCCAGACACGTTACGCGATGCAGATGTCGGGCGGGCGCGGATCGTCGTGGCGACGACCGCCGACGACGACGCCAACCTATTGATCTCGCAACTAGCACGGACGACTTTCGACGTGGAGACGGTTGTCGCTCGGGTGAACGATCCCGGCAACGTCGACGCATTCGAGACGCTCGGTGTCCGGGCGATCGACGTCGCGAGCGCGACCGCGTGGTCGATCGACAACGAGATCGAACGACCCGCGCTCGCCCACTGGATGACGGAACTCGGCGAGGGCCACGATGCCCAGGAGATCACGGTCACTGCGACGGGGCTCGTCGGTTCGACGATCGCGGAATTGGATGCGGAGATTCCGGACGGCGTCATCGTCGCAGTTATCGCCCGCGACGGTGAAACCTACGTTCCCGAAGCCGACACGGCTCTCGAGGACGGTGATAAGGTGACGTTTATCGGCCGTGACGACGCCGTCAGAGAAGCAGTACGTCGGTTCCACCCCCACGACTGAGACCCACTCCTACGAACGGGTGGACGCCGTGAGGCGTCCACGTCGGTTCGCATGTCAGAGGCACGGCCCCGCCGGCGTTCGGGCACTCCATCGAACTGGACCGTCGGGCCGCACGAGTCCGTTCCACGGTCGGAATAAAATACGTACAAGCGCGTTTTCCGAACGAGAAAACGCCGACGCCTGCCCCAATCGCTCCTAGACCCCTCGAGACCCCACGTTGTGCGTTCCTCTTCTGTCCGGTCTCGTCGTGTCGCACTCGAGACGGATTGTCCCGGCTTCGTCGACCGCGGAAGCCGACGAAAGACAACCGTTAAAAACGGCGGGCGGGAAGGGGTGGGTATGAGTACGACGAACGACCGAGGGACCGGATCCTGCGTCTCTTGTGGGATCAACGTCGCGGGTACGAACGCCGCGTCGTTCAAGTGTCCCGACTGTGGCCAGCAGATTTTCCGCTGTGCCAAGTGTCGCAAGCAGAGCAACCTCTACGAGTGTCCCGACTGCGGGTTCACCGGTCCCTGATACACAACCATGGGAAAAGTAGCTGCCAAAATCAAGGTCATGCCGAACAGCCCCGAAATCGACCTCGACGCGCTCCAAGAGCGCCTCGAGACTGCCCTCCCCGAGGGTGCAAAGATCAACGGCGTCGAACGCGAGGAAGTCGCGTTCGGGCTCACTGCACTCTACCCGACCGTGATCGTTCCTGACGGCGCAGGCGGCACGGAGACGGTCGAAGAGAACTTCGCCGACGTCGACGGCGTCGAGAGCGTCGACGTCGACAACGTCGGCCGCATCTAAAAGAGAGCCAGCGCGGGTCCCCGCTCTACAGAGATACAGCGAGAGTACCTCGGCGCTCGACCCCGAGTACTTCACCGAGAGTGAGTTGCGGACACTCGGCTCCGTCCCTTTTATGAATTGAGGCGCTAAACCACGGAAAGGCTCGGCGCTCGACCCCGAGGCGGTTCACTGTTTTTGCCGTCCCCGTCTCTGCCAACGAACGTCTCGGTTTTCACCACCCAGCAAGCCGGCCTCCGAGTCGATCTTGATGCTCGATTCTGACCGTCCTGTCGCTACCAATACCCCGAAGTGTTCAAGAACGTCGGCTCGAGACCCCTCGAGTATGCGACTCGAGGACTACTGGGGCGTCGGTCCGAAGACGCAGGAGACGCTGGTCGCGGACCTGGGCGAGGAACGCGCGATCCAGGCGATCGAGAACGGCGACGTTCGGGCGCTGACGGGTGCCGGGCTCTCTCGCGGTCGAGCGACGAGCATCCTCCGGCGTGCGACGGGTGGTGACGGGATGGAACTGCTGGCGACGAGAGACGCCCGCACGGCGTACAAGGACCTGCTCGAGATTGCGAGCGAACACGCTGTCACCCGGCGTGCTGCGGATCGCATCCGCGTCCTCACGCCGCGCTCGAGCCGCGAGGCGATGACGGAGCGACTCGACGACGTACTCGCGACACGAGACGCCTGGGACGGTCTCGCAGACGACGAGCGCGAAGCCGTCCTCGCGGCCTACGACCGCTACGACGACCGGGAGGAAAGCGAGCGGGCCGCCGTCGAGACCGCGCTCGCGCTCCTCGAGTCAGCCGTCGACGCCGGCCCGTTCGCAGCGATCGCCGCGCTCGAGTCCGATCGACTCGCGGCCGCCGCCGAGGCGCTCGCGGCGCTCGAGGAAGGCAGCGACGGCGTCCGCGTCCGAGCGGGTGCCGACGAAGAACTCGATCGACTCCGGGCGACGCTCGGTGCAATCGAGGATGTCAACGCCAACGCCCTCGAGGTGATCGAACAGCTCCGGTCGGCCGGCGTCCGCGACGTCGCGGAGTTTCGGGAGTCGTTCGCGGACTACCTCGTCGGCGAGACAGACGTGACCGTCGACCGGGTACGAGCGGCGATGCCGGGTGATGCCGTCGACGCGACAGACTTCGTTCGGGAGACGCTGCGGGCGCTCCGGGACGACCTCGCGGAGGCGATCGGCGAACGCGAGCGAGCCGTTGCACGCGAATACCGGGGCACACTCGCGGAGAACCGTGACGCCGTCGATCAGGCCGTCGACGCCGTCGACGACGTCGCGTTGCAACTGTCACTCGCGCGCTTTGCTCTCGAGTACGACTGTACCCGCCCGACGTTCGTCGAGAGCGACGACGTCGCGGTCTCGGTCGTCGACGCACGAAACCTTACTCTCGCAGCCCGCGACGACGAGTCGGTCCAGCCGGTCACCTACGCGCTCGGCGAGCACGACGTGAGCCTGGCTCCCGGGACGGGAGACGATCCCGGGAGAGAACGCGTCGCGGTCCTCACCGGAGCCAACAGCGGCGGGAAGACGACACTACTCGAGACGCTGTGTCAGGTCGTCTTGCTCGCCTCGATGGGGCTTCCCGTTCCCGCCGAGCGGGCCGAAGTGATGCCAGTCGACTCGCTGGTCTTCCACCGTCGACACGCGAGTTTCAACGCTGGCGTCCTCGAGTCGACGCTGCAGTCGATCGTGCCGCCGCTGTCTTCGGGCGGCCGAACCCTGATGTTGGTCGACGAATTCGAGGCGATCACCGAACCGGGAAGCGCGGCGGATCTGTTGCACGGACTGGTGAACCTGACCGTCGACCGCGACGCGATGGGCGTGTTCGTCACCCACCTCGCGGACGACCTGGAGCCGCTACCGCCCGATGCCCGGGTCGACGGCATCTTCGCCGAAGGGTTGAACCCGGACCTCGAGTTGCGCGTCGACTACCAGCCTCGATTCGGCACTGTCGGTCGGTCGACGCCGGAGTTCATCGTCTCGCGTCTGGTCGCAAACGCGAGCGACGGCCAGGAACGGGCCGGCTTCGAGACGCTGGGCGAGGCGGTCGGCTCCGAGGTCGTCCAGCGGACGCTCGCTGACGCCCACTGGTGCGACGACGGCGACTGATCACGGTCGCTTACCGATCGCCGTTTCTGTCGGCAGGCCAGTAGTCCGGCGGCGGTTCGTACGCTTCGGTTCCGTAGGTGTAGGCCATTCCGTCCCGCTCTTCGCAGACGCGTGCCTCGAGGTAGGCCTGTGCCGCACGTCTCGAGAGTGCACCCATGTCGACGATATCACCCAGGGCGGTCTTGATCGCACGAAACCAGACGCGAACCGCACGGTCGTCGCGGTCGGCCCTGACAATCGCCCCGCGGCCACCGTCGCGTCCGTTGCCCCACTCGAGCCAGCAGACGCGGTAGGCCTCGACGGCGTACTCGCTGTCGGGGACGACGAGATACAGCGCCTCGTAGGTGCGGGGATCGAGGTAGTCGGCGAGCAAGCGATCGCGTGCGATCGAGTCTACGAGTAGGTCGCCGTCGACGCTGCCGTCTGCAAGCGGGGTATCGGCGTCGATTTCGTCGACGAGCGCGAGGTCGTCGCCGCCCCAGTGACTGTACCGAAGGTCGTAGAGGTGGTCGGGTCGCCGATAGGCGACGAGCGCTCTATGCCCCATCCGTCTCTCCGTACCGAAACTGCCTCCTGACTGTCACACGCCGACGGCAAGCGAGAGGTCTGTCGTCGGACATCGACGGCATTGGTCGCGTGCCCGTACTTGAACCTGTGGGCCCGGGTCGGTCACAACGACGAAAACCCCGGCCGGCCTAGACACTCTCGAAAACGAATGGGAACTGCATACGATGCCATCGTCTTCGACAACGACGGCGTGTTGACGACGCCGACGGATTACGACGTCCTGATCGACGCGGTTCACGATGCCTTCGTGAGCGTCGGCGTCCCGGAACCGCCAACCGACCACGTCGAGACACTCATCAGCCCCGACGTCCCGACGCTTCGGCGGGTCGCAAACGAGCACGGTCTCGAGCCCAACGAGCTATGGAACGCTCGCGAACGCGCGGCGATCGACGCTCAACTCGAGGAGATGCGCGCCGGCCGGAAGCGACCGTACGACGACGTCGCGGCCCTCGTAGCGCTCGAGACGCCGACGGCGATCGTCAGCAACAACCAGCACCGAACGATCGAGAACGTCCTCGAAGAGTTCGAGTTGACCGAATACGGGTTCGATATCTGGTACGGTCGCGAGCCGACGGTCCGTGGTATCGAGCGCAAGAAGCCGACGCCGTACTACCTCGAGTCGGCGATCGAGGAACTGGGTGCGTCGAATCCGCTGTACGTCGGCGACAGCCAGGTCGACGTGCTGGCGGCCGACAACGCCGGAGTCGACTCGGCGTTTATTCGTCGTGACCATCGCCTCGATTACGAGTTGTCGGTCGAACCGGAGTACGAAATCGAGTCGCTCTCGGTGCTGCCAAACCTCGTCTAGTGGCGGGCCACGCCTGAACTGATGGGTCGAATCTGGCGGTGTGGCTCGATTCGACCCGTCAGTCGACGGTTGGGACGGTACTAGTGCTTTGGCAAGCCTGAACGGATGAGTGAAACCGAATGCGGTCGTCTGGGTTCACTCAGCAGTCGACGCTTGGCGGAGTACTAGGTTTCGACGGCGGGCCGTCGCTTTGCCCGTGTCCTGATCGCCTCGTTCGTCTTCTGTCCTTACACTCGAGTCGCTCTCGGTCGAACAGCAATGCGGAGTGTGCCGGACGAAGCAGGCGAAAACGTGACTGTCGTGACTCATACGGTTTGCTGTCAGACCGTTCCGGCGCGACCGCAGGAGCGCGGTCGCGCCGGGATACCGGTACAGCAGCCCGTATCAGGCACTGTCGTTGAACCGACGGTTCGTCGAGTACGGCGCGTCCCCAGGTTCACCTCGAACGAAGTGGCCTGCGGGGTTGATCTCGCCGTCGCGTTCCATCGAGAGCAACTCGACGAACCAGGCCTCGTGTTCGATCTCCTCTTGGAGGATGCGCTGGGCCATGTCGTACGTTCGCGGGTCGACGCCGCGAGTCATGTCACAGACCTCCGACCAGGTACGGATCGCACAGCGTTCGGCCTCGAGTAGCGTCTCGAGGATCGCTTCGGCGTTCAACTCGTCGACCGCGAATCCGCCCGAGTCGTCCATCGGCGTCGGCAGCTCCGCGTCGGGACAGGACGCCCGGTCGGCGAACTCCCGGATATCGTTCGGTAACGCGCCGCCGAGTTCGTACACGCGCGGCGCGACCAGTTCGAAATGCGCCCGGTCCTCGAGGCGGGCGTCCTCGGTGATCTCCTTGTAGTCCTCGTGACCGGCGAGGTGCATCCGCAGGTTGGTGTAGTAGTAGTACGTCGTGAACTCGGCACCGATGGCGTCGATGAGTTTCTCGCGCAGTTCCTCGGGTTCGAGCCCACGCTCCCTGAGTACGGCCATCCCGACTCGCTCGCTCGTGTCACCGGCGTCGATGTCTCCTGACGCGTGTGGCTTCTCGTCGGACATGCACCGGTCTACTGCTATAACTCGCCGTATAGTGCTTTGCGTTTATACGCTTTTCAGAGCGTCGTCACTGGTGACATGCTCGGCCTCTACGTGGCCCCGTGTGAGATTGCACGCAACACTATCGTCAGTCGAGTTTCGACCGCCCCGGTGGTCGGTCGTGGTCGGCCCGATGCCGGAGCAGTTCGTCGTCTCGTTCGACCTCGAGGACGCAGTCGGATCGTGGCCGGGCAACGCAGGTGAGGACGAATCCAGCCCTCTCGTCTTCGGGGTAGTAGCGCTTGGCGGTACTGTGGTCGACCTCGCCCTCGAGGAGGCGCGCACCACAGGTGATACACCACCCTTGCTGGCAGTCCGCAGTGAGCCAGATGCCGGCCGCACGCGCTGCCGAGAGGATGGACTGGTCCTCCGGAACCTCGATAGTCCGACTCTCGCCGGCGGCCTCGAGGTCGGCGTCTTGTGGGACGCGGAGTTCGACCGTCCAGGTCGTCGCTGCTGTCACGTCGAGGTGGTCGGGAGCGCCGAGACAAAAAACTGCTGCGTGCAGTGTTCGTCGCGGTGGTGGGTGTCCAGTAGGCAGTCATAAAGTGCCACGGACCACGACCACTACGAAACCTATCTACTCCCACCCACGCGGCTGGCCGAGCGGGTGACACGTGGACGAAAGAAACTCGTCGTGGTGGGTCGGTCCCGGCTCGATCAATGCCGTATTGTCGCGGGCGTAGTCCTGTACTCGTTTATGCGGGTCGTTCCTCGCTCCATATCGGTTTCAGTTCGCACAATTCTTTGTACGTTTTCTTGATGCTAATAGACACCCTCACCAGCAGTGTCGTGAATTAGGTTCGGCGTCTACCGTGAACCGCCTCGGGGTCAAGCCCCGGGGCATTCTTCTAGACCGCTTAGAATGGGCGGGGACTCTCTCGTTGTGTAAAGATAGCCCCGATCGGCGCAAGCAGTCGGGATTTCGGTCACTCGAGTGTCTCCACCGCGACCGCCAGCCCGTCGCGTACCCCTCGAGTCGTCGTCTCGAGTGCGACGCTCGGTTCGCCTTCGTCGCGTCTAGCTGCAGCCTCGTGAGAGAGGGGCGTGTGGACGAATCCGGCGCGGAACTCGCGGTCGCCGGTTTCGGCGCGGTGACGAGCAGCATAGAGCAAGTCGTTACAGAGGTGGGTGCCGGCGTCGGTCGACAGCGTCGTCGGGACGCCTGCTTCCTGCATCGTGGACTTCATCTCCCGGAGCGGCAGCGTCGCGAAGTAGGCGTTCGGTCCCTCGGCGTCGACGGCCTCGTCCGTGACCTCGCGGTCGTCGTTGTCCGGCGTCCCCGCCGTATCTCGGAGGTTGATCCCGACGCGCTCGAGCGCGAGCGCGTTCCGGCCGGCCGCGAGCCCAAGCCCACAGACGATATCAGGGTCGTACTCCTCGAGGAGTGCCTCGAGTTCGGCTTCCATCTCGTCGAAGACGACGGGGAGGTCACGGCCGACGACGGTGGCGGTGGCAGTGGCGGTCGTCCCGTCGCCGCCGATCGTTTCCTCGTCGAGTCGCTGTGCGATCCGACGCGTCGGATTGGTTTCGAACTCGCCGAACGGTTCGTAGCCGGTGACGAGAACGGTGGCATCGCTCATATCGCATCCGTTGGAACGGGTCGGGAAGAACGTTCCCGATTCCGCCCGGTCACTCGCCGACGTACCGACCGCGCCCCTCGACGTCTCGCAGGCGCGCTAAGACCTGTTCGTCGCCGACGTCGCGGTAGCCCTCGCGGACAGCCTCGTGCAGCGGTTCGGGGTCTTCGGCGGTGCCGACGAGGCTCTGGTCGAAGACGTGTAGATCCATCGCGTAGTCTTCGACGTGGTCCGTGTGGTAGCCGAGGCCGAAGTCGATGAGGTATGTCCTGGTGTCGTCGGCCCGCACGTTCCGCGTCGTCGGATCGCCGTGGACGAACCCGGCCTCGTGGAGTCGTGCGAGATGCCGCCCGACCTCTCGAACCCGCTCGCTCGTCAGTCCTTCCCGAAGATCGCTGTCGCCGACGTACTCGAGTTCGAGCCGCGACTCGTGTGGGTCCACGTCCGACAGGACGGGCGTCGGGACCCCCTCGCGACGGGCGAGGGTCGTCAGGCGCGCCTCGAGTCGGGTCCGTTCGGTCCGGAGTCGCTCGTCGAGCGTGGGGTGGCGGTACTCCTTTGGCTCGCGGCGTTTCCTCACGCGCCCCGCGTCGGGTTCGATATCGACGGTCGCTTCGGCTCCCTGGACGGCTTCCTCACCGGTGGTCCGGCCGAGGTCGAGGTCCGGTTCGTCGGCTCTCCAGGTGACTGGTACCTGATCCGGCCGGAAGTCGGGGTCGACCCGCGAGTCCTCGAGTGCAAGGGTGTCGCCTGCCTCGTACATCTTCGCGCCGAGGACGGCGATCATGCCTGCGTTGTCCCGCAGGAATCGTGGTTCGGGCGCGTGAAAGGCTGCACCGCGTT contains:
- a CDS encoding DUF6735 family protein encodes the protein MGHRALVAYRRPDHLYDLRYSHWGGDDLALVDEIDADTPLADGSVDGDLLVDSIARDRLLADYLDPRTYEALYLVVPDSEYAVEAYRVCWLEWGNGRDGGRGAIVRADRDDRAVRVWFRAIKTALGDIVDMGALSRRAAQAYLEARVCEERDGMAYTYGTEAYEPPPDYWPADRNGDR
- a CDS encoding cation:proton antiporter domain-containing protein, with the translated sequence MDVLPVVIGILALGIGAQIVAKRLRVPSVLFLIVIGVLVGPEGLGFVTIDTFGDGLETVVGLSVAIIIFDGAFHLRREKLERAPKAVRRLTTIGAGIAFVGTAAAAWLFLGTDWEIALLIASLLIATGPTVITPILDVVTVREHVEAALEAEGIINDVTAAVLAIVIFEAVVVGDAPELIPTGFLQRLAAGVGIGVVVAAIVWLLLVKVRPPAGDAPQMARLTTLTGALVSFGLAESVFPETGVAAAATTGIVLGNLDLPHREEILSFNRDLTLVVLAFVFISLAALIDFDSLFGLGTGGIAVVVAVTLFIRPLLVALSATDRQFSRDERFFLSFVGPRGIIPASVATLFALQLEAAGQFEAARTLAGTVFLVIFLTVILQAGFARQIAEYLEVIPMPAIIVGGGRIGRALAMRLEKRGENVVLVDEEEEVVERLRQDGYTAVVGDGTSPDTLRDADVGRARIVVATTADDDANLLISQLARTTFDVETVVARVNDPGNVDAFETLGVRAIDVASATAWSIDNEIERPALAHWMTELGEGHDAQEITVTATGLVGSTIAELDAEIPDGVIVAVIARDGETYVPEADTALEDGDKVTFIGRDDAVREAVRRFHPHD
- the dps gene encoding DNA protection during starvation protein, which gives rise to MSDEKPHASGDIDAGDTSERVGMAVLRERGLEPEELREKLIDAIGAEFTTYYYYTNLRMHLAGHEDYKEITEDARLEDRAHFELVAPRVYELGGALPNDIREFADRASCPDAELPTPMDDSGGFAVDELNAEAILETLLEAERCAIRTWSEVCDMTRGVDPRTYDMAQRILQEEIEHEAWFVELLSMERDGEINPAGHFVRGEPGDAPYSTNRRFNDSA
- a CDS encoding MutS-related protein; the protein is MRLEDYWGVGPKTQETLVADLGEERAIQAIENGDVRALTGAGLSRGRATSILRRATGGDGMELLATRDARTAYKDLLEIASEHAVTRRAADRIRVLTPRSSREAMTERLDDVLATRDAWDGLADDEREAVLAAYDRYDDREESERAAVETALALLESAVDAGPFAAIAALESDRLAAAAEALAALEEGSDGVRVRAGADEELDRLRATLGAIEDVNANALEVIEQLRSAGVRDVAEFRESFADYLVGETDVTVDRVRAAMPGDAVDATDFVRETLRALRDDLAEAIGERERAVAREYRGTLAENRDAVDQAVDAVDDVALQLSLARFALEYDCTRPTFVESDDVAVSVVDARNLTLAARDDESVQPVTYALGEHDVSLAPGTGDDPGRERVAVLTGANSGGKTTLLETLCQVVLLASMGLPVPAERAEVMPVDSLVFHRRHASFNAGVLESTLQSIVPPLSSGGRTLMLVDEFEAITEPGSAADLLHGLVNLTVDRDAMGVFVTHLADDLEPLPPDARVDGIFAEGLNPDLELRVDYQPRFGTVGRSTPEFIVSRLVANASDGQERAGFETLGEAVGSEVVQRTLADAHWCDDGD
- a CDS encoding pyroglutamyl-peptidase I family protein produces the protein MSDATVLVTGYEPFGEFETNPTRRIAQRLDEETIGGDGTTATATATVVGRDLPVVFDEMEAELEALLEEYDPDIVCGLGLAAGRNALALERVGINLRDTAGTPDNDDREVTDEAVDAEGPNAYFATLPLREMKSTMQEAGVPTTLSTDAGTHLCNDLLYAARHRAETGDREFRAGFVHTPLSHEAAARRDEGEPSVALETTTRGVRDGLAVAVETLE
- a CDS encoding HAD family hydrolase, which codes for MGTAYDAIVFDNDGVLTTPTDYDVLIDAVHDAFVSVGVPEPPTDHVETLISPDVPTLRRVANEHGLEPNELWNARERAAIDAQLEEMRAGRKRPYDDVAALVALETPTAIVSNNQHRTIENVLEEFELTEYGFDIWYGREPTVRGIERKKPTPYYLESAIEELGASNPLYVGDSQVDVLAADNAGVDSAFIRRDHRLDYELSVEPEYEIESLSVLPNLV
- a CDS encoding elongation factor 1-beta, which encodes MGKVAAKIKVMPNSPEIDLDALQERLETALPEGAKINGVEREEVAFGLTALYPTVIVPDGAGGTETVEENFADVDGVESVDVDNVGRI
- a CDS encoding 2Fe-2S iron-sulfur cluster-binding protein, coding for MTAATTWTVELRVPQDADLEAAGESRTIEVPEDQSILSAARAAGIWLTADCQQGWCITCGARLLEGEVDHSTAKRYYPEDERAGFVLTCVARPRSDCVLEVERDDELLRHRADHDRPPGRSKLD
- a CDS encoding HVO_2753 family zinc finger protein, which gives rise to MSTTNDRGTGSCVSCGINVAGTNAASFKCPDCGQQIFRCAKCRKQSNLYECPDCGFTGP